Part of the Bifidobacterium sp. ESL0775 genome is shown below.
CTGCGGGACTCTGAGACCATGCCAACTACCGTAACTGCTACCCCTGAAAAAGTGCTGGGATTGACGGGTAAAAATGGCAAATTCGAAGGTTTTTGTGTAGTTATTATGTATGGTATTGCGCACATTGCGCGTGTGCTGCTGTCCTTTTCTTCATCAGGCGCTAAACTCGGAAGTGGAATTTTGCACGTGAAATAAAGGAGTCGAATATGAGTATTCGCGTGGCAGTGGCAGGTATCGGTAACTGCGCCTCGTCCCTGATTCAAGGTGTCGAGTATTACAAGGACGCGAAGGACGACGAGAAGATCCCTGGGCTGATGCACAACAACTTCGGCGGCTACAGGGTTCGCGATATCGAGTTTGTCACGGCGTTCGACGTCGACGCCCTCAAGGTGGGCAAGGACATCTCCGAGGCCATCGGGGCTTCGCAGAACAACACCTACAAGTTCTGCGACGTGCCGAACAAGGGCGTCGAGGTGCTGCGCGGGCCGACTTACGACGGCCTCGGCGAGTATTACCGCCAGATGATCACCGAGTCCGACGCCGAGCCTGTCGACGTGGCCCAGGTCCTGAAGGACAAGAAGGTCGACGTTCTGGTCAGCTATATGCCCGTTGGCTCGGAAGAGGCTGACAAGGCCTACGCGCAGGCCGCGATGGACGCCGGTTGCGCCTTCGTCAACTGCCTGCCCGTCTTCATCGCCTCCGACCCCGAGTGGGCGCAGAAGTTCCGCGATGCCGGCGTGCCGATCATCGGCGACGACATCAAGAGCCAGGTCGGCGCCACCATCACCCACCGCGTGATGGCCCGTCTCTTCGAGGACCGTGGCGTTCGCCTCGACCGCACCTATCAGTTAAACGTCGGTGGCAACATGGACTTCATGAACATGCTGCAGCGCTCGCGCCTCGAATCCAAGAAGGTCTCCAAGACCCGCGCTGTCACCTCGATCGTGCCGCACGAGATGGATCCGCACAACGTCCACATCGGCCCGTCCGATTACGTGGCGTGGCTCGATGACCGCAAGCTCGCGTTCGTCCGCTTGGAAGGCACCACCTTCGGCGATGTGCCGATTAGCCTCGAGTACAAGCTTGAGGATTGGGATTCGCCGAACTCCGCAGGCATCGTCATCGACGCCGTTCGCGCCGCCAAGATCGCGCTCGACCGCCACCTCTCCGGCCCGATCCTCGCACCGAGCTCCTACTTCATGAAGTCCCCGGCCGTCCAGCATGAGGACTCCGAAGCCCGCCAGCTGGTGGAGAAGTTCATCAAGGGCGAGGTCGAAGGCGACGAGGCTGAACTCGATGCCGATGTCAAGGCCGCCAAGGACAACGGCAAGGACGTCTGGCACGCCTGAGTGAAACGCTGATACGCGGGAAACCGTGTGAATAATATTGTGGGGTCGCAACCTTGACTGGTTGCAACCCCACAATCGTTATTGGCTTGTTGTCAGTGGATCATTCTTACTTGCCTAGTAGCGGGTCGACCTGCTTTTCGTAGGCGATGAGGGCGCTGTTGATGACTTGGTGCATGTCGTAGTAGGCGTAGGTGCCGAGGCGCCCGCCGAAAACGACTTCCGGCTCCCTGGCCGCCAGATCCTTGTATTGCTGGTAGAGCTTCTGGTCGGCGGCGGTGTTGATGGGGTAGTAAGGCTCGTCGTCGCGTCCGGCCGAGCGGCTGTATTCCTCCCAGACCACGGTCTTGTTCGGATTCTGCTGCTCGCGGCGCTCCGGGTTGAAGTTCTTGAACTCGATGGCGCGGGTGTAGGGCACATCCGCGTCCACGAAGTTCATCACCGGGCAGCCGAAGTGGTCGCCTTCGTCGTAGCGTTGTTCTTTGAAATCGACAGTGCGCCATTTGAGGTCGCCAAGTGAATAATCGAAGTATTTGTCGACCGGACCGGTGTAGACGATTGGCACGCGCCCAAGTAAAGCCTTCTTGTTCAATGGCTGGCTTTCGTCGAAGAAGTCGGTGTTGAGCGTGACGTGAATCTTCGGATCGTCGATCATGCGCTGCATCCATGCGGTGTAGCCGTCCTTGGGCAGGCCCTCCCACGTGTCTTTGAAATAGTGGTTGTCATACGTAAAGCGCACAGGCAAGCGCTTGATGATTGAGGCCGGAAGCTCGGCCGGGTCGGTCTGCCACTGCTTGCCCGTGTAGTTCTTGATGAACGCCTCGTAAAGCGGCCGGCCGATGAGCTGGATGCCCTTGTCGTTCAGGTTCGTCGGGTCGGTGCCGGCCAGTTCGCCCGCCTGCTCCTTGATAAGCTCCTGGGCCTGTGCCGGCGTGTAATGCGCATGGAAGAACTGGTTGATGGTCCCCAGATTGATCGGCATGGGGTAGACCTCGCCGTCGTGCGTGGCGTAGACGCGGTGCTGGTAGTCGGTGAACTCGGTGAAGCGGTTGACGTAGTCCCACACGCGCTTGTTGGAGGTGTGGAAGAGGTGCGCGCCGTACTGGTGGATCTCCGCGCCGGTCTCCTTGTCCATATAGGAGTAAGCGTTGCCGCCGATATGCGGCCGGATGTCGATGATCTCGACGGTGTGCCCGTTCTCGGCCGCTTGCTGGGCGACGGTCAATCCGAAAAGCCCTGCGCCCACCACCACGAGGTTGGGTAGCGTCGTGTCCGTGTCCGTGTTCTGTGCCATCTGCGTTCCTGTCTGTCCATTCATGCCGCGACACAATGATTTCGTATTACAAACGAAACCGGCCCGATTGGGGTTTGCGCGGCGTGCCATGCCTGTGTGCTTCCTCCATAGTACCCAGCTGAGTGCTGTTTGCCCAGACGTCATACATTGGCAATTGGCTGTATTGCCGCTTCATTTTCGCCTGCGTTGTGCTCGGCGCAAGCCGGTCCGAGCATGGGGTATACTGGTTAAGCCTTCACGTGGCGTTATGTCACCCAAATCCCCCAGGGCAGGAATGCAGCAAGGGTAAGTGGCCTCTGTCGGGTGCGTGAAGGTTTTCTCGTCTTTGAAGCCGGCCCATCGATGCTGATTCTGGCTGCGGATGTTCTGGTTCGTTCATCACGGAATTTGTGGTGCGCGACCACACCGGCATTTAGACTGGAACAATGGCTATGAGTGGGGATGACGCGTTGGATTTCAGCGATAACGCCGCGATGGGCGCGGTCAAAACGATGCTGGGTGAGGCCTCTGACGTGTCGCTTGCCGCCAAGGTTGGCGCTGCCGATTCCGCGGATGTTTCCGGAGGCGCGAATGGCTCCGACGGGATTTCGACTGCCACGAGTGCTCAGACCCATGCGTCCTCTTCGCATGCGCTTTTGGTGGCTGGCGCGCCGGGTTCGGGCAAAACCGAGTTCGCGCTCGCGGCGACGCTTGAAGGCATCGCGCGGTTCGGCGACGCCAAGGTCTTCATGGCGGTTTCAGGGCGCCAGGCCGCGGATAAGCTTTCCGACCGGATCATCCGCTCTGTTGGCTCCACCTCCAGCGCGCGACCGGTGACCACGCTTTCGGCCATCGCTTTCCGTCTGCTTTCCGCGGTTCGCGCCAGCCACAATGAGCCGTTGCCGAAACTCTTGAATGGCGCCGAGCAGGACGCCTTGTTGCGCCAGGTCGTCGCGGTGCATGTCCGGCATGCGCAAACCGGGGAGCTGTGCGACACCTGCGAGCTCATGCGTCAGTATTTCGCGACCGACGATTGGGTCAATACGATTTATGGCGATGACGGGACCGGGGCCGGCAACGTGTCGCGCGCGTCGTCGGCCGCTGCCGGGCAGATGCCAAGCGTCTCGGTCTCCGGCGTCCAACCTCGCACAACCTCGAAGGGCATTGGTTCCAGCGATGTCCTGTTCGCTCGTGGCGTCAACGACGCTTTTGTAATGCAATTGCGTGACATGCTGGCCCGTATGGATGAGCTGGGGTTGGGGGCCGAGCGCGAGGACGAGGTGCTCGCGATGCTGCGCGACGTCGGTGACGATGAAAATGGCCACAGCCTGCGGGCGGAACGGCTTGGCGTCCAATGGCGGCTCGCGTTCGCTCTGCGCCGCGAATACGCGCAAACCGTCGTGCGGGCGTATCCGGGCGAGTTCCGGCTCGATTCCTCCCGGCTTTTGGTCGAGGGCGCGCAGGCCGCCGCGCAGGTCGGCAAGAGCACGCTTCCCAATTTCGTGGTCGTCGATGATTTCCAGGACCTGACCTTGGCCGGCCTTGCCTTCCTTGAGGCGTTGGCACGGCGTCAAGTGAAACTGCTGCTGGTCGGCAATCCTGACGAAGCCGTGCAGACCTTCCGTGGCTCCTATCCCGAATACCTGTTCACCAGGGCTCAACAGGCCCCGCTTTCGGCCGAGTTGATGACATTACCAGCGCGCCGGATTCGCAAGGCTGCGGATATTCCGGATGATTTGGCGGATGGCGTCGTCAAAAAACAGCATTCTGAAACCGCCAAGAATCGCGGTGACCATGTTTCTGAGAACGATGCCATAGCCGGTTCCTCCTACCTTGATTTGCTGGCCTCACGTGTCTCGCTTTCCATCGCCGCGAACGAGGAGACCTCGGTGGCGCTTCCCAACCGGCCCGGCAAACTGCCGCGTATCACCGGGAGCCTGCCCATAGACGCGTTGGACGTCAATGATCCGGAACTCCAGGATGGCAGCGTCAAAACCGCGCTCTACCGAACTTCGCGCGAGGAGCTGGACGATGTGGTCTGGCGCATCAAGGAGGCGCATCTTAGCGCCGGACGCCAATGGAACGACATGGCTCTGATTGCCCACGACAACGACACGGTGCGCGCTTTCGGCGAGCGGTTGCGGCGCGACGGGGTGCCGGTGCGCTATTCCGCCGTCACCAAGCCGCTGAAGGACGATCCGAGCGTACAGGGGCTGTTCGCGCTGTTGGAACTGGCGAGGTTGCGGCGTGATGGCATTGACGCTTGCAAGATGTCGTTGGGCGAGACGGCGAGATACGTGTGCGGCCGCGTGCAGACCTTGTTGGAAAGCCCGTTGGTGGGTGTCCGGCAATCTTCGTCATCCGGTGTTTCCGGTTCGTCGCCGGCGCGTCTGGCTCCCGTTGAGGCGGTGATGAAGGCCATCGCATCGCTCGCGCAGGTGGTTGATGGCGAGATGACGGGTCAGAGCGTGTCAACGGACGTGGATAAGGGCTCTGACGGGAATGAGCCAGCTTTGGACGTCACCGCACAGTTGCCGCGTCTGCAAGCCGCCTGGGAACGGTTGCGGCAGAGATTCATTGATAATCGTCCAAAAAATGACGTTGAGGTGGACGACAGTCTTCTTGAAAGCGGGAGCGTGCAGGACGAGTCCGACATGCCTTTCGGTGTGGACGCGATGTATATCATGCTGGCGTTCGGCGATACCGGCCATGTTGCTGATTCCGCTGGCGATGACGACGCAAGCGAGCAAAAGGTCGATTCCGCCGGCACCGATGCCAGTGAAAGCGATGACGATGCCGCGGCGGTATTGGCATTGATTGGCAAAGTGGGCCGCGACCTCTATACGCGCGCGTTCGCCCATGTGTGGGATTTGGTGTCTAAGGTCACGCAGGGCATGTCGGCCTTGCCGAGCGCCGAACCGCAGTATGCGCTGGGCTTGGCATGGGACGCCTGCCATGTGTCCAACGCATGGCAGCGTCAGGCGCTCGCCAACAACGATGACGGCCGTGCCGCCAACGACAGGCTCGACGTGATGATGCGCCTGTTCGCCTACGCCTCAGGTTCCGGCGCGAAGCAGAGCGTCGAGGATTTCATCGCCAGCGTGCGTTCCATGCGCATTGAGGCGGATTCGCTGGCGAAGGTCGCGCCCATCGACCAGGCCGTCACGCTCAGCACGCCGGCCGGAGCTGCGGGTGGGCATTGGCCGTTGGTGTTCATCACGGCGATTCAGCAGGACGTCTGGCCGAACCTCGCCGCGCGCAACACCATGTTCGGCGGCGAGAACCTGGCCGACATCGTCCTGCATGGGAAAATGTGCGACGAGCGCGAACCGGGCGTCGCCGGAACCGATCCGGAACTCGCTCAGGTGCTTTCGGCCGAGCAGAAAAGCTTCCTCGTCGCCTTGACGAGGGCGAGCGAACGGGTGACGTTGAGCGCCGTGCTAAGCGATGACGCGGTGCCTTCCGATTTTCTGTACACCTACGTTCCGGAACGGTTCGACCGCGTGCGCGACGCGGCTGTGGAGAC
Proteins encoded:
- a CDS encoding PD-(D/E)XK nuclease family protein — translated: MAMSGDDALDFSDNAAMGAVKTMLGEASDVSLAAKVGAADSADVSGGANGSDGISTATSAQTHASSSHALLVAGAPGSGKTEFALAATLEGIARFGDAKVFMAVSGRQAADKLSDRIIRSVGSTSSARPVTTLSAIAFRLLSAVRASHNEPLPKLLNGAEQDALLRQVVAVHVRHAQTGELCDTCELMRQYFATDDWVNTIYGDDGTGAGNVSRASSAAAGQMPSVSVSGVQPRTTSKGIGSSDVLFARGVNDAFVMQLRDMLARMDELGLGAEREDEVLAMLRDVGDDENGHSLRAERLGVQWRLAFALRREYAQTVVRAYPGEFRLDSSRLLVEGAQAAAQVGKSTLPNFVVVDDFQDLTLAGLAFLEALARRQVKLLLVGNPDEAVQTFRGSYPEYLFTRAQQAPLSAELMTLPARRIRKAADIPDDLADGVVKKQHSETAKNRGDHVSENDAIAGSSYLDLLASRVSLSIAANEETSVALPNRPGKLPRITGSLPIDALDVNDPELQDGSVKTALYRTSREELDDVVWRIKEAHLSAGRQWNDMALIAHDNDTVRAFGERLRRDGVPVRYSAVTKPLKDDPSVQGLFALLELARLRRDGIDACKMSLGETARYVCGRVQTLLESPLVGVRQSSSSGVSGSSPARLAPVEAVMKAIASLAQVVDGEMTGQSVSTDVDKGSDGNEPALDVTAQLPRLQAAWERLRQRFIDNRPKNDVEVDDSLLESGSVQDESDMPFGVDAMYIMLAFGDTGHVADSAGDDDASEQKVDSAGTDASESDDDAAAVLALIGKVGRDLYTRAFAHVWDLVSKVTQGMSALPSAEPQYALGLAWDACHVSNAWQRQALANNDDGRAANDRLDVMMRLFAYASGSGAKQSVEDFIASVRSMRIEADSLAKVAPIDQAVTLSTPAGAAGGHWPLVFITAIQQDVWPNLAARNTMFGGENLADIVLHGKMCDEREPGVAGTDPELAQVLSAEQKSFLVALTRASERVTLSAVLSDDAVPSDFLYTYVPERFDRVRDAAVETRDYAQLADSGRFAGLDTDPRGLVAASRIELMRQADAMQCGRGNAGDVIDVEGDSRQSNSGLDAMSSARARDAAVSLALLDDAGLSAADPDGWPYTFGVANNRDVIDGDDNAASREATSTFTGQDSRQAGLSDQLDSRMPSLSNRDDSLASSVPATPSVSRRDNQAMMSPAPTVTLSPSQVDRIWGCPVCWMLESQFAGPRPSSAATSFGTIIHEVAQQASEVGLDRPDFMAGSSEEERIAEISSRMMDMYHNLADDSSAIDDPKQRYQAEAKDEGAERTLNNIATYFVMSNGKDYPDGNLKNFAVGGFERADCEHEFAALFGLEDIRAAYNAIEGVDPIDVDELYAIMGVLNGGWPEGMQAGLQIRLTGRIDRMEWRSSSDGKEHVRLIDWKTGHTHNGRQMFNDLQLVCYQLGLAFPEPRSARQDDGSDSPAAPNVGLRGVDAIKAMPDITQSALFDVDSSTAPAQSYGAAENLFQPPLFRSGSLNSTAFTPRSHIKTPKSLLDIPPLPQDAPEGVGTRAWEQFLALRGTQAVWALTMIARIFYAAAASRSRTLVARPQPDHLTWCRMKRNGSNIVCPACAGEVDTVYEVRRA
- the glf gene encoding UDP-galactopyranose mutase, with the translated sequence MAQNTDTDTTLPNLVVVGAGLFGLTVAQQAAENGHTVEIIDIRPHIGGNAYSYMDKETGAEIHQYGAHLFHTSNKRVWDYVNRFTEFTDYQHRVYATHDGEVYPMPINLGTINQFFHAHYTPAQAQELIKEQAGELAGTDPTNLNDKGIQLIGRPLYEAFIKNYTGKQWQTDPAELPASIIKRLPVRFTYDNHYFKDTWEGLPKDGYTAWMQRMIDDPKIHVTLNTDFFDESQPLNKKALLGRVPIVYTGPVDKYFDYSLGDLKWRTVDFKEQRYDEGDHFGCPVMNFVDADVPYTRAIEFKNFNPERREQQNPNKTVVWEEYSRSAGRDDEPYYPINTAADQKLYQQYKDLAAREPEVVFGGRLGTYAYYDMHQVINSALIAYEKQVDPLLGK
- a CDS encoding inositol-3-phosphate synthase, whose translation is MSIRVAVAGIGNCASSLIQGVEYYKDAKDDEKIPGLMHNNFGGYRVRDIEFVTAFDVDALKVGKDISEAIGASQNNTYKFCDVPNKGVEVLRGPTYDGLGEYYRQMITESDAEPVDVAQVLKDKKVDVLVSYMPVGSEEADKAYAQAAMDAGCAFVNCLPVFIASDPEWAQKFRDAGVPIIGDDIKSQVGATITHRVMARLFEDRGVRLDRTYQLNVGGNMDFMNMLQRSRLESKKVSKTRAVTSIVPHEMDPHNVHIGPSDYVAWLDDRKLAFVRLEGTTFGDVPISLEYKLEDWDSPNSAGIVIDAVRAAKIALDRHLSGPILAPSSYFMKSPAVQHEDSEARQLVEKFIKGEVEGDEAELDADVKAAKDNGKDVWHA